From Euzebya rosea, one genomic window encodes:
- a CDS encoding cob(I)yrinic acid a,c-diamide adenosyltransferase, whose product MKVYTKRGDDGTTGLLYGGRVDKDDLRTGAYGTTDEAVSALGMARAALAPDTEWHAAVLEVQRELFVVGAQLATHVDHWPKLAEGVSRATPAMTEELERRIDALTDRYPLPQEFVVPGGSPAGAAIDLARTVVRRAERLVVAMQREDLLPDDSPLRYLNRLSDYLFVLARAIEGGDYTRTRA is encoded by the coding sequence ATGAAGGTCTACACCAAGCGCGGCGACGACGGCACGACCGGCCTGCTCTACGGCGGCCGGGTCGACAAGGACGATCTGCGGACCGGTGCCTACGGCACCACCGACGAGGCGGTCAGCGCCCTGGGCATGGCCCGGGCCGCGCTGGCGCCCGACACCGAGTGGCACGCGGCGGTCCTGGAGGTCCAGCGCGAGCTGTTCGTCGTCGGGGCGCAGCTGGCCACCCACGTCGACCACTGGCCCAAGCTGGCCGAGGGCGTCAGCAGGGCCACCCCGGCGATGACCGAGGAGCTGGAACGGCGCATCGACGCGCTGACCGACCGCTACCCGCTGCCCCAGGAGTTCGTCGTGCCCGGTGGCTCGCCGGCCGGCGCCGCCATCGACCTGGCCCGCACCGTTGTCCGCCGGGCCGAGCGGCTGGTCGTGGCCATGCAGCGCGAGGACCTGCTGCCCGACGACAGCCCCCTGCGCTACCTCAACCGACTCAGCGACTACCTCTTCGTGCTGGCCCGCGCCATCGAGGGCGGCGACTACACCCGGACACGCGCATGA
- a CDS encoding helical backbone metal receptor has protein sequence MSSDRIVSLVPSVTDTLARVGVADRVIGVTTYCTHGAPDAAERVGGTKNPDVQRIIALRPDLVITNTEENRPEDIQRLRDAGLTVEETYPRTVADAAKMTRRLGELVDATDVATTLADAVDAAIEEARAAAPTTRVMSLTLVWRKPWMGLGPGTYASDLLWTCGFGNVLSGYEADYPKLETGLAFGADVVLLPSEPYVFEDKDLEPVRELAGDVATRFVDGELLTWHGPRTADGLRTFSALAVELAAGIAG, from the coding sequence ATGAGCAGCGACCGCATCGTCTCGCTCGTCCCGTCGGTCACCGACACCCTCGCCCGCGTCGGCGTGGCCGACCGGGTCATCGGTGTCACCACCTACTGCACCCACGGCGCACCGGATGCCGCCGAACGGGTCGGCGGCACCAAGAACCCCGACGTCCAGCGGATCATCGCCCTGCGTCCCGACCTGGTGATCACCAACACCGAGGAGAACCGGCCCGAGGACATCCAGCGGCTGCGCGACGCCGGGCTGACGGTGGAGGAGACCTACCCCCGCACCGTCGCCGACGCCGCGAAGATGACCCGGCGGCTGGGGGAGCTGGTCGACGCCACCGACGTGGCCACCACGCTGGCCGACGCCGTGGACGCAGCGATCGAGGAGGCCCGCGCCGCCGCGCCGACCACCCGGGTCATGTCGCTGACGCTGGTGTGGCGCAAGCCGTGGATGGGGCTGGGCCCCGGGACCTACGCCAGCGACCTGCTGTGGACCTGTGGCTTCGGCAACGTCCTGTCGGGCTACGAGGCGGACTACCCGAAGCTGGAGACGGGCCTGGCGTTCGGCGCCGACGTCGTCCTGCTGCCCAGCGAACCGTACGTGTTCGAGGACAAGGACCTCGAGCCCGTGCGCGAGCTCGCCGGTGACGTGGCCACCCGGTTCGTGGACGGGGAGCTGCTGACCTGGCACGGCCCCCGGACCGCCGACGGGCTGCGCACCTTCAGCGCCCTCGCGGTCGAGCTGGCCGCCGGCATCGCCGGCTGA
- the panB gene encoding 3-methyl-2-oxobutanoate hydroxymethyltransferase translates to MSVHAQNRPVSILDIQAFKDRGEKFAMLTAYDYSAAQILDEAGVPLLLVGDSLGMVVLGYDSTVQVTMEEMLHHTRAVRRGAEKALVVGDMPFGSYHGSEDEAVANAVRFLKEAGANAVKLEGPRVDLTRRLVEAGIPVMGHLGLTPQAVNQLGGFKVQGRDAAVADKLVADAVALQDAGAFALVLEGIPSALGTRVTEALDIPTIGIGAGADTDGQVLVFHDFLGLTSGRLPRFVKQYTTLRGEIVDAAKAFQAEVASSDYPGPEHQY, encoded by the coding sequence ATGAGCGTGCACGCACAGAACCGCCCGGTGTCCATCCTCGACATCCAGGCCTTCAAGGATCGTGGCGAGAAGTTCGCCATGCTGACCGCCTACGACTACTCGGCCGCGCAGATCCTCGACGAGGCGGGCGTGCCCCTGCTGCTCGTCGGCGACTCCCTCGGCATGGTGGTCCTGGGCTACGACTCCACCGTCCAGGTGACGATGGAGGAGATGCTGCACCACACCAGGGCTGTCCGTCGTGGTGCCGAGAAGGCGCTGGTCGTCGGTGACATGCCGTTCGGCAGCTACCACGGCAGCGAGGACGAGGCCGTCGCGAACGCCGTGCGCTTCCTCAAGGAGGCCGGCGCCAACGCCGTGAAGCTCGAGGGTCCGCGGGTCGACCTGACCCGCCGCCTCGTCGAGGCCGGCATCCCCGTCATGGGCCACCTCGGCCTGACCCCACAGGCGGTCAACCAGCTCGGCGGCTTCAAGGTCCAGGGTCGCGACGCGGCCGTGGCCGACAAGCTGGTCGCCGACGCCGTCGCGCTGCAGGACGCCGGGGCCTTCGCCCTCGTGCTGGAGGGCATCCCGTCGGCGCTGGGCACCCGCGTCACCGAGGCGCTGGACATCCCCACCATCGGTATCGGCGCCGGCGCCGACACCGACGGCCAGGTGCTGGTCTTCCACGACTTCCTCGGCCTGACCAGCGGCCGGTTGCCACGCTTCGTCAAGCAGTACACGACCCTTCGCGGCGAGATCGTCGACGCGGCCAAGGCCTTCCAGGCCGAGGTCGCCTCCAGCGACTACCCGGGCCCGGAGCACCAGTACTGA
- a CDS encoding cell wall-binding repeat-containing protein: MRQGTEPDPIGATAELSQDYVSEDAPRVFVARADDYADALAGAPLAAADGAPILFVEGDTVSDAVLAEIARIAPDEVVILGGVEAVSEAAEAQIADAGHTTRRLAGANRFATAIEVADELDAATGGPSTLYFVEGEHADDARGWPDAINAATVAGLDGSPILPVNAERLPEEIAAYIAANPDAPRVIVGGTSAVSEDVAASIAGEEGEVSRIAGDTRVTTSVAAYDQAVSEHGAVPTTRFVIPGCSYVEGLAASAIAGANSWTTVMVDCENLAASADAFEILGSTLDLVEDTVVVGNRFTDEVLMGIDGASTFEAPEAAFCLRLLHHNDGESDLFPSSAGYGGLANMVTLANGLQDAPLPEGCEDGGVVTVTSGDNFLAGPEFQASLSNEEGPILDALGLSLMNYDALDLGNHDFDFGPDVTERFITSFTGDTPPPFLSANLDFSAEPGLQALVDAGRIAPSTVVDTGDSQVGIIGLTTPGLAAISSPRNVEVLQDIIEITQAEVDRLTGEGVDKIVLISHLQGLGGDDGDLEFVSQITGVDAVVAGGGDEVLADAGDPLLPGDLGDVFDSYPILVDDADGSAVPVVTTSGNYGYLGRLELLFDAEGNLLESRPFVDEISRMVRVADETRPDGVAADPTVVSDVYEPVQAFVDGLAEDVIATSEVRLNGDRPDIRIGETNAGNLVADSQRWFASTMGGDFGLDTDAIFVGVQNGGGIRHDGEEIGPGDITVLDTFSMVPFSNFVSAFEDFTIEELKTLLERAYFDIEGVNGAFLHLSNLEVEVDLDQQPQVQDEDGNITTEGERVRQLSLADGTPLVVDGEVVADAPTVTMTIVDFSARGGDGYPLDDDFQVLGATYQQVLADYIVAATDDGGLGGEITAEQYPEGGEGRITVTGGEG; encoded by the coding sequence GTGCGCCAGGGCACGGAGCCCGACCCCATCGGCGCCACGGCAGAGCTGTCGCAGGACTACGTGTCCGAGGATGCCCCGCGCGTCTTCGTCGCCCGCGCCGACGACTACGCCGACGCGCTGGCCGGAGCCCCGCTCGCCGCTGCCGACGGCGCACCCATCCTCTTCGTCGAGGGTGACACCGTCAGCGACGCCGTCCTCGCCGAGATCGCCCGCATCGCCCCCGACGAGGTCGTCATCCTCGGCGGCGTCGAGGCCGTGAGCGAGGCCGCCGAGGCCCAGATCGCCGACGCCGGCCACACGACCCGTCGTCTCGCCGGCGCCAACCGCTTCGCGACCGCCATCGAGGTCGCCGACGAGCTCGACGCCGCGACCGGCGGACCCTCCACCCTGTACTTCGTCGAGGGCGAGCACGCCGACGACGCCCGCGGTTGGCCCGACGCCATCAACGCCGCCACCGTGGCCGGCCTCGACGGCAGCCCGATCCTCCCGGTCAACGCCGAGCGCCTGCCCGAGGAGATCGCGGCCTACATCGCCGCCAACCCCGACGCGCCCCGCGTGATCGTCGGTGGCACCTCCGCGGTCTCCGAGGACGTCGCGGCGTCCATCGCCGGTGAGGAGGGCGAGGTCAGCCGCATCGCTGGCGACACCCGTGTCACCACGTCCGTGGCGGCCTACGACCAAGCCGTGTCCGAGCACGGCGCCGTCCCGACCACCCGCTTCGTCATCCCCGGCTGCAGCTACGTCGAGGGCCTCGCGGCCTCCGCGATCGCCGGCGCCAACAGCTGGACGACCGTGATGGTCGACTGCGAGAACCTGGCCGCGTCGGCCGACGCGTTCGAGATCCTCGGCTCGACCCTCGACCTCGTCGAGGACACCGTGGTCGTCGGCAACCGGTTCACCGACGAGGTCCTGATGGGCATCGACGGGGCCAGCACGTTCGAGGCCCCGGAGGCCGCGTTCTGCCTGCGCCTGCTGCACCACAACGACGGCGAGTCCGACCTGTTCCCGTCGAGCGCCGGCTACGGCGGCCTGGCCAACATGGTCACCCTTGCCAACGGCCTGCAGGACGCCCCGCTGCCCGAGGGCTGCGAGGACGGCGGCGTGGTCACCGTCACCTCCGGCGACAACTTCCTCGCCGGCCCCGAGTTCCAGGCATCCCTGTCCAACGAGGAGGGCCCCATCCTGGACGCCCTCGGCCTGTCGCTGATGAACTACGACGCGCTGGACCTGGGCAACCACGACTTCGACTTCGGCCCGGACGTGACCGAGCGGTTCATCACCTCCTTCACCGGTGACACCCCGCCGCCGTTCCTGTCCGCCAACCTGGACTTCTCCGCAGAGCCCGGCCTGCAGGCGCTGGTCGACGCCGGCCGCATCGCCCCGTCCACCGTGGTGGACACCGGCGACTCGCAGGTCGGCATCATCGGCCTGACCACCCCCGGACTGGCCGCCATCTCCTCCCCCCGCAACGTGGAGGTCCTGCAGGACATCATCGAGATCACCCAGGCCGAGGTCGACCGCCTCACCGGCGAGGGCGTGGACAAGATCGTCCTGATCAGCCACCTCCAGGGCCTCGGCGGCGACGACGGCGACCTCGAGTTCGTCAGCCAGATCACGGGCGTCGACGCGGTCGTCGCCGGTGGCGGTGACGAGGTCCTGGCCGACGCCGGTGACCCGCTGCTGCCCGGTGACCTGGGCGACGTGTTCGACAGCTACCCGATCCTGGTCGACGACGCTGACGGCTCGGCCGTGCCCGTGGTGACCACGAGCGGCAACTACGGCTACCTCGGTCGCCTCGAGCTGCTGTTCGATGCCGAGGGCAACCTGCTGGAGTCGCGTCCGTTCGTGGACGAGATCTCCCGCATGGTCCGCGTCGCCGACGAGACGCGTCCTGACGGCGTGGCTGCCGACCCCACCGTCGTCAGCGACGTCTACGAGCCCGTCCAGGCGTTCGTCGACGGCCTCGCCGAGGACGTCATCGCCACCTCGGAGGTGCGCCTGAACGGTGACCGTCCCGACATCCGCATCGGCGAGACCAACGCCGGCAACCTGGTCGCGGACTCCCAGCGCTGGTTCGCCTCCACCATGGGTGGCGACTTCGGCCTCGACACCGACGCCATCTTCGTCGGTGTGCAGAACGGTGGCGGCATCCGCCACGACGGCGAGGAGATCGGACCGGGCGACATCACCGTCCTCGACACCTTCTCCATGGTGCCGTTCTCCAACTTCGTCTCGGCCTTCGAGGACTTCACCATCGAGGAGCTCAAGACGCTGCTCGAGCGTGCCTACTTCGACATCGAGGGTGTCAACGGTGCCTTCCTGCACCTGTCCAACCTCGAGGTCGAGGTCGACCTGGACCAGCAGCCGCAGGTCCAGGACGAGGACGGCAACATCACCACCGAGGGCGAGCGCGTCCGCCAGCTGAGCCTGGCCGACGGCACCCCGCTCGTCGTGGACGGTGAGGTCGTCGCCGATGCCCCGACCGTCACCATGACCATCGTGGACTTCTCGGCACGTGGTGGCGACGGCTACCCGCTGGACGACGACTTCCAGGTCCTGGGCGCCACCTACCAGCAGGTGCTGGCCGACTACATCGTCGCCGCCACCGACGACGGTGGGCTGGGCGGCGAGATCACCGCCGAGCAGTACCCCGAGGGCGGCGAGGGTCGCATCACCGTCACGGGAGGCGAGGGCTAG
- the dtd gene encoding D-aminoacyl-tRNA deacylase, with translation MRVVLQRVRSAAVSVDGAVTGRIDHGLMALVGVGQRSTDADAEWLAAKTQDLRIFSDEQGRMNRSVRDVGGGILAISQFTLYGDARKGRRPSFVAAAAPEHGAALYERYCAALEVPVGKGVFGADMAIDMVCDGPVTILLERGED, from the coding sequence ATGAGAGTCGTGCTCCAGCGAGTTCGTTCAGCTGCTGTTTCCGTCGACGGGGCCGTGACCGGCCGGATCGACCACGGGTTGATGGCGCTCGTCGGCGTCGGACAGCGATCCACCGACGCCGACGCCGAGTGGTTGGCGGCCAAGACCCAGGACCTGCGCATCTTCTCCGACGAACAGGGCCGCATGAACCGGTCGGTCCGTGACGTCGGTGGGGGCATCCTGGCGATCAGCCAGTTCACGCTCTACGGCGATGCCCGCAAGGGCCGTCGGCCGTCCTTCGTGGCTGCGGCGGCCCCGGAGCACGGCGCGGCGCTGTACGAGCGGTACTGCGCCGCCCTGGAAGTCCCCGTCGGCAAGGGGGTCTTCGGCGCCGACATGGCGATCGACATGGTCTGCGACGGGCCGGTCACCATCCTGCTCGAGCGCGGCGAGGACTAG
- a CDS encoding sensor histidine kinase, producing MTAIATTVAHPAPEPRSVRGRRRTLAILAVAVLAVLAALLIRDEADRRARADAVLDVMARDAGMVLDAWWDNHLTLQRAAGFGLDSDDAEQFGSAWDFSHVQFALLLDGDGRVQAAHPDRPDLVVGDDLSGTFPHIDAVLAGARSAFWATDDAVTDSGIVVASAVSTGLSGGVVTAAFDPQATALPRLLSATLSELPSARLALVEPVTGVTVIAPRGGLDGVETSTVEAVDGGWQVTVAAPREDLSRLVGGTTNPVARGVITFLVLLFALVVWRGPRYLAGADRRASDEGDTTALLETQEALERSREELRLFSYRVAHDLLGPLSGIRGLAEMLAEGRVRDEDVPVVTARMAGSADAAVGMVRALLGNAERLGGERRTDVELSVLHDWLQRMVATQLAETSGSVDLDTELHTLSLPEQTVRTVLLNLVGNALKYRRPHVPPRVTVAVRVLEDATVAGPEATAEFTVRDNGVGVAPDALPRMFERGERLHADARTDGHGSGLAECRRLLTVLGGRIEATTNDDHGLTVTFTVPVAATTSEATVAGFTRKKH from the coding sequence ATGACCGCGATCGCCACGACGGTGGCGCACCCGGCCCCGGAACCGCGCAGCGTCCGGGGGCGCCGGCGCACGCTCGCGATCCTTGCCGTCGCCGTCCTCGCCGTGCTGGCCGCGCTGTTGATCAGGGACGAGGCTGACCGTCGGGCCCGGGCCGACGCGGTCCTCGACGTCATGGCGCGGGACGCCGGCATGGTCCTGGACGCCTGGTGGGACAATCACCTGACGCTGCAGCGCGCCGCCGGCTTCGGCCTCGACAGCGACGACGCCGAGCAGTTCGGGTCCGCCTGGGACTTCTCCCACGTGCAGTTCGCGCTCCTCCTCGACGGGGACGGCAGGGTGCAGGCCGCCCATCCGGACCGCCCCGACCTGGTGGTGGGCGACGACCTGTCGGGCACCTTCCCCCACATCGATGCGGTGCTGGCCGGCGCGAGGTCGGCGTTCTGGGCCACCGACGACGCGGTGACCGACTCCGGCATCGTCGTGGCCAGCGCGGTGTCCACCGGCTTGTCCGGCGGCGTCGTCACCGCCGCCTTCGACCCGCAGGCCACCGCCCTGCCCCGGTTGCTCTCCGCCACGCTGTCGGAGCTGCCGTCCGCCCGGCTCGCGTTGGTCGAACCGGTCACGGGGGTCACCGTGATCGCCCCTCGTGGCGGGCTGGACGGCGTGGAGACCAGCACCGTCGAGGCGGTCGACGGCGGGTGGCAGGTCACCGTCGCCGCACCCCGAGAGGACCTGTCGAGGCTGGTCGGCGGCACCACGAACCCGGTGGCTCGCGGGGTGATCACCTTCCTCGTGCTGCTGTTCGCCCTGGTGGTCTGGCGTGGCCCCCGGTACCTGGCCGGTGCGGACCGCCGTGCATCGGACGAGGGCGACACGACGGCCCTGCTGGAGACCCAGGAGGCCCTGGAACGTTCCCGCGAGGAGCTGCGGCTGTTCTCCTATCGGGTGGCGCACGACCTCCTCGGGCCGCTGTCGGGGATCAGGGGCCTTGCGGAGATGCTGGCCGAAGGGCGTGTCCGCGACGAGGACGTCCCCGTCGTGACCGCCCGGATGGCCGGCTCCGCCGACGCCGCCGTCGGCATGGTGCGCGCCCTGCTCGGCAACGCCGAACGCCTCGGCGGCGAACGGCGGACCGACGTCGAGCTGTCCGTCCTGCACGACTGGCTCCAGCGGATGGTGGCCACCCAGCTGGCCGAGACCAGCGGATCGGTCGACCTCGACACCGAGCTCCACACGTTGTCCCTGCCGGAGCAGACCGTCAGGACGGTCCTGCTCAACCTCGTCGGCAACGCCCTGAAGTACCGACGTCCGCACGTGCCGCCCCGCGTGACCGTGGCCGTGCGCGTCCTGGAGGACGCCACGGTGGCCGGTCCGGAGGCGACCGCGGAGTTCACCGTGCGGGACAACGGCGTCGGCGTCGCACCCGACGCGCTGCCCCGGATGTTCGAGCGCGGAGAGCGACTGCACGCCGACGCTCGCACCGACGGCCACGGATCCGGCCTGGCCGAGTGCCGCCGCCTCCTGACCGTGCTCGGCGGCCGCATCGAGGCCACCACCAACGACGACCACGGGCTGACCGTCACGTTCACCGTTCCCGTGGCGGCGACCACCTCCGAGGCGACCGTTGCAGGCTTTACACGCAAGAAACATTGA
- a CDS encoding ammonium transporter → MATLMAAMSALLVLAGPAAAQETATVEDVALVQFNLDVVFFMLAAGLVFWMQAGFAMLETGMTRSKNAANIMMKNMADACFGIIAYFLLGFGLMYGASAGGFIGTDTFALSAGSYSELGLYGGDAFLAADFIFQAVFAATTATIVSGAVAGRMKFGGYLVVTLLMTTLIYPIIGHWQWGGGWLSELGFYDFAGSTLVHMTGGVAALVIAGILGPRIGKFAKDGKPRAIPGHSMPLATLGMFALFWGWFGFNGGSVLAADGALVGPVLLTTLLAGCAGGGTAMVFTWVRYGKPDIGMTINGVLAGLVGITAGADQVGPIAALVIGVIAGVLVALAVPAVDRLGIDDAVGAFSVHGVNGAWGTLAVGIWANTGEEGLTGLWHGGGAGLLVDQLIGVVAVAAFAAACSAVLAFGLKATKNLRVSEAEEIEGLDIHEHGMYGYPEAALGASAYPGGPVTAPTGEVAVSLPAADARSEEPV, encoded by the coding sequence ATGGCCACTCTGATGGCCGCCATGTCCGCCCTGCTGGTCCTTGCCGGACCAGCCGCGGCCCAGGAGACGGCCACCGTCGAGGACGTGGCGCTCGTCCAGTTCAACCTCGACGTCGTCTTCTTCATGCTGGCCGCCGGCCTCGTCTTCTGGATGCAGGCGGGCTTCGCCATGCTGGAGACGGGCATGACCCGCTCGAAGAACGCCGCCAACATCATGATGAAGAACATGGCGGACGCCTGCTTCGGCATCATCGCCTACTTCCTGCTCGGCTTCGGCCTCATGTACGGCGCGTCCGCCGGCGGGTTCATCGGTACCGACACGTTCGCCCTGTCGGCAGGTAGCTACTCCGAGCTCGGCCTGTACGGCGGTGACGCCTTCCTGGCCGCGGACTTCATCTTCCAGGCCGTGTTCGCCGCCACGACGGCGACGATCGTCTCCGGCGCCGTCGCCGGTCGCATGAAGTTCGGCGGCTACCTCGTCGTCACCCTGCTGATGACCACCCTGATCTACCCGATCATCGGCCACTGGCAGTGGGGTGGCGGCTGGCTCAGCGAGCTCGGCTTCTACGACTTCGCCGGCTCGACCCTCGTCCACATGACGGGTGGTGTCGCTGCCCTCGTGATCGCTGGCATCCTCGGCCCGCGAATCGGCAAGTTCGCCAAGGACGGCAAGCCCCGCGCGATCCCCGGCCACTCGATGCCGCTGGCGACGCTGGGCATGTTCGCCCTGTTCTGGGGCTGGTTCGGCTTCAACGGCGGCTCGGTCCTGGCCGCTGACGGTGCCCTCGTCGGCCCCGTGCTGCTGACCACGCTCCTCGCCGGCTGCGCCGGTGGTGGCACCGCGATGGTCTTCACCTGGGTCCGCTACGGCAAGCCCGACATCGGCATGACCATCAACGGCGTCCTGGCCGGCCTCGTCGGCATCACCGCCGGTGCGGACCAGGTCGGTCCGATCGCTGCACTCGTCATCGGTGTGATCGCCGGTGTGCTGGTCGCCCTGGCCGTCCCCGCCGTCGACCGCCTCGGCATCGACGACGCGGTGGGTGCGTTCTCCGTCCACGGCGTCAACGGTGCCTGGGGCACCCTGGCCGTCGGTATCTGGGCCAACACCGGCGAGGAGGGCCTGACGGGCCTCTGGCACGGTGGCGGCGCTGGCCTGCTCGTCGACCAGCTGATCGGTGTCGTCGCCGTCGCGGCCTTCGCTGCGGCCTGCTCCGCCGTCCTCGCCTTCGGCCTCAAGGCCACCAAGAACCTGCGGGTCTCGGAGGCCGAGGAGATCGAGGGCCTCGACATCCACGAGCACGGCATGTACGGCTACCCCGAGGCCGCCCTGGGTGCCTCGGCCTATCCGGGCGGTCCGGTCACGGCCCCGACCGGTGAGGTCGCGGTCAGCCTGCCCGCAGCCGACGCCCGTTCCGAGGAACCGGTCTAG
- a CDS encoding glutamine synthetase family protein, which produces MDRQQQYVLRTVDERDIGFVRLWFTDVLGSLKSVAVTESEVEGAFAEGIGFDGSAVDGFARVQESDMLARPDASTFQVLPWKEGSPGVARMFCDIYRPEGEPFAADPRQVLKRNLSKASQMGFTFYVHPEIEFFLFKGADDPTPLDRGGYFDLTPNEIQSDFRRQAITMLEKMGISVEYSHHEVAPSQHEIDLRYADALTMADNIMTYRHVIKQTAMRLGVHASFMPKPLTGEWGSAMHTHLSLFDGDSNAFYDPDDPYRLSETAKHFTAGLLRHAREITAVTCQWVNSYKRLVPGYEAPVFISWGRHNRSSLIRIPQYKPTKAASTRVEYRAPDPACNPYLAFSVLLAAGLKGIEEGYELPPEAEDNIYEMTEAERRAAGITSLPASLDQALSVMEESELVAEALGEHVFDYFLRNKWQEWEEYRSQVTPFELERYLPTL; this is translated from the coding sequence ATGGATCGGCAGCAGCAGTACGTTCTCCGCACCGTCGACGAGCGCGACATCGGCTTCGTCCGGCTGTGGTTCACCGACGTGCTCGGCAGCCTCAAGTCGGTTGCCGTCACGGAGTCCGAGGTCGAGGGTGCCTTCGCGGAGGGCATCGGGTTCGACGGCAGCGCCGTCGACGGCTTCGCCCGCGTGCAGGAGTCCGACATGCTGGCGCGTCCCGACGCCTCGACCTTCCAGGTGCTGCCGTGGAAGGAGGGGTCCCCGGGTGTCGCCCGGATGTTCTGTGACATCTACCGGCCCGAGGGCGAACCCTTCGCCGCCGACCCCCGGCAGGTCCTGAAGCGCAACCTGTCCAAGGCGTCCCAGATGGGGTTCACCTTCTACGTGCACCCCGAGATCGAGTTCTTCCTCTTCAAGGGCGCCGACGACCCGACCCCGCTGGACCGCGGCGGCTACTTCGACCTGACGCCCAACGAGATCCAGTCCGACTTCCGCCGGCAGGCCATCACCATGCTGGAGAAGATGGGCATCTCGGTGGAGTACTCCCACCACGAGGTCGCGCCGTCCCAGCACGAGATCGACCTGCGGTACGCCGACGCGCTGACGATGGCCGACAACATCATGACGTACCGCCACGTCATCAAGCAGACCGCCATGCGCCTCGGCGTGCACGCCTCGTTCATGCCCAAGCCCCTCACGGGCGAGTGGGGCAGCGCGATGCACACGCACCTGTCGTTGTTCGACGGCGACTCCAACGCCTTCTACGACCCCGACGACCCCTACCGGCTGTCGGAGACCGCCAAGCACTTCACGGCCGGGCTGCTGCGGCATGCCCGCGAGATCACCGCGGTGACGTGCCAGTGGGTCAACTCCTACAAGCGCCTCGTGCCCGGCTACGAGGCCCCCGTGTTCATCTCGTGGGGTCGGCACAACCGCTCCAGCCTGATCCGCATCCCCCAGTACAAGCCGACCAAGGCCGCGTCGACGCGGGTGGAGTACCGGGCCCCCGACCCGGCCTGCAACCCCTACCTGGCCTTCTCCGTCCTGCTCGCCGCGGGCCTCAAGGGCATCGAGGAGGGCTACGAGCTGCCACCCGAAGCCGAGGACAACATCTACGAGATGACCGAGGCCGAGCGGCGTGCAGCGGGGATCACGTCCCTGCCGGCGTCGTTGGACCAGGCGCTCAGCGTCATGGAGGAGTCCGAGCTGGTCGCCGAGGCCCTCGGCGAGCACGTCTTCGACTACTTCCTGCGCAACAAGTGGCAGGAGTGGGAGGAGTACCGCTCGCAGGTGACGCCCTTCGAGCTCGAGCGGTACCTGCCGACGCTGTGA